The following are from one region of the Fusarium keratoplasticum isolate Fu6.1 chromosome 4, whole genome shotgun sequence genome:
- a CDS encoding GH16 domain-containing protein, protein MLSIRSLYLRLAVLSTVVRGASIGDDECGCYLTNGTNSAYYSQHKFFDFRDLGKYAGVPDVIKNASETGDITSDYFESKDWDDSWGIQDWSNRKSGGVSLSGDASVLMVNSPNNIYIEKNEDNDAVSDTFLTMRTVRLKDFQTAAEFESVSTYHYLSLRMLARVTGSAGACMAMFTYLEGDELADVQEADIEILTRDPKNRIQYTNQPSFTDDGDEVPKATRNGTLPEGLSWDDWVVHRLDWTPSRSVWYVAGQEVASIEFQTPKDPAQVLFNAWSDGGSWSGNMSLNGAAYMQIQWIEMVYNGTDSEGSDKRSLEGRSGTGHVERRGMLAPREDDENGCKAVCSIDEVGEAGKTKVLWKSAASCVTAPIPRGWTTGLVVMGIMIMTWFV, encoded by the coding sequence ATGTTGTCGATCCGCTCATTATACTTACGGCTTGCCGTGCTTTCGACCGTTGTACGCGGTGCCTCGATAGGGGACGATGAGTGCGGCTGTTACCTCACGAACGGTACCAACTCTGCCTACTACTCACAGCATAAGTTCTTTGATTTCCGGGATCTTGGAAAGTACGCCGGTGTACCAGATGTTATCAAGAACGCATCTGAGACGGGTGACATCACGAGCGACTACTTTGAGAGCAAGGATTGGGACGACAGTTGGGGTATCCAGGACTGGAGCAACCGCAAGAGCGGCGGCGTGAGCCTCTCCGGCGATGCCTCTGTGCTTATGGTCAACTCACCCAACAATATCTATATCGAGAAGAATGAGGACAACGATGCGGTATCGGACACGTTCCTAACTATGCGGACGGTGCGTCTTAAAGACTTTCAGACCGCCGCAGAGTTCGAGTCTGTGTCGACGTACCACTATCTCTCACTCCGTATGCTCGCCCGAGTCACGGGCAGCGCGGGCGCCTGCATGGCCATGTTCACATACCTCGAAGGCGACGAGCTCGCCGATGTGCAGGAAGCCGACATTGAGATCCTCACCCGCGACCCGAAGAACCGGATCCAGTACACCAACCAGCCGTCCTtcaccgacgacggcgacgaggtcCCGAAGGCGACTCGCAACGGCACCCTCCCCGAGGGCCTCAGCTGGGACGACTGGGTGGTACACCGGCTCGACTGGACGCCTTCGCGTTCCGTGTGGTACGTGGCGGGTCAGGAGGTTGCCAGCATCGAGTTCCAGACGCCCAAGGACCCGGCACAGGTCCTGTTCAACGCGTGGAGTGACGGGGGTTCTTGGAGCGGCAACATGAGCCTCAATGGCGCGGCGTACATGCAGATCCAGTGGATCGAGATGGTGTACAACGGCACTGACAGTGAGGGATCGGACAAGAGAAGTCTCGAGGGTCGTTCAGGGACAGGACATGTTGAAAGAAGGGGCATGTTGGCACCccgcgaggacgacgagaatGGGTGCAAGGCCGTCTGCAGCATTGACGAGGTGGGTGAGGctggcaagaccaaggtGCTATGGAAGAGTGCAGCGTCTTGTGTGACAGCACCTATTCCGAGAGGTTGGACAACCGGACTGGTGGTCATGGGGATCATGATCATGACGTGGTTTGTGTAA
- a CDS encoding WW domain-containing protein has translation MSSPKPSPADVEKPDTQSPVAKLPETDNAPENVEKKKEEADPGSDREPGEASPEPESSDAPNKDGDAPPLPNEPTPDGPPLPNEPVPGGPPLPNEPAPQPEDDGWDCQWDPNTQAWFFANRFTGKTQWENPRVATPAAPGTQSSVPQPPVSEKPAAGGYNPAIHGDYDPNAWYAQGNNDNDDAGPSTGAVADPSEVYASTASFNRFTGQFQAAGMGPERHSDEAKSRRQMNAFFDVEAAANAHDGRSLKAERSGKKPSKAELKQFKEKRRARKEEKRRAWLRD, from the coding sequence ATGTCGTCACCTAAGCCGTCGCCTGCCGACGTAGAGAAGCCCGACACTCAGTCGCCGGTTGCGAAGCTGCCAGAGACGGACAACGCGCCCGAGAacgtggagaagaagaaggaggaggcggatCCCGGTTCCGATCGCGAGCCTGGTGAGGCTTCGCCAGAGCCTGAATCTTCGGATGCCCCCAACAAGGACGGCGACGCGCCACCTCTGCCAAATGAGCCGACACCGGATGGACCCCCGTTGCCAAATGAACCTGTGCCTGGTGGTCCTCCCCTGCCGAACGAGCCTGCGCCTCAGCCCGAAGACGACGGATGGGATTGCCAATGGGATCCAAACACGCAAGCCTGGTTCTTTGCGAATCGCTTCACCGGAAAAACGCAGTGGGAGAACCCGCGCGTCGCTACGCCAGCGGCCCCAGGTACGCAGTCGAGCGTTCCTCAGCCGCCTGTGTCTGAGAAGCCTGCCGCGGGTGGTTACAACCCCGCCATCCACGGCGACTACGATCCCAATGCCTGGTATGCGCAGGGAAACAatgacaatgatgatgctggaCCGTCCACTGGCGCTGTGGCCGACCCATCGGAGGTTTATGCTTCGACAGCTTCCTTTAACCGCTTCACTGGACAGTTCCAGGCGGCCGGCATGGGTCCCGAGCGGCATAgcgacgaggccaagtcGCGGCGTCAGATGAACGCCTTCTTTGATGTCGAGGCTGCCGCCAACGCCCATGACGGCCGAAGCTTGAAGGCCGAACGGTCGGGTAAGAAGCcctccaaggccgagctGAAGcagttcaaggagaagaggcgCGCCAGAAAGGAGGAGAAACGCCGTGCTTGGCTGAGGGACTAA
- a CDS encoding Pre-rRNA-processing protein RIX1, producing MAASLPPDLRVLCRKLTSIPPTQLPHALPSLINHVLHCKEPLSAPQERKVKDSSAEGAQLVHKLKASITTHLNGRSREARFTAIGLIKAVVDVGGWEVLQGCKPWVGGLLSIVEKSDPVASKELAVVTLTRIYMLVQPYQTLVREIATPTIPAFITTCLKLIKASSGESLQTPLSVVETICDAFSTLIPLYPTTFRPSSSKIKAAIRPFLVPTLSDDIVVPQSLQRASRRLVISLHHVAAKSGGSDEWAKLVDLLLKDLHSTADQVLRAVEESWEGSNGYSRSRVELDGEPHGGGASAEELPSWTGINAGADRLIGLFHYLSDCLRYPTKAPVTIPTSALVDAASRVLLIARLSPKSQSWDQALPTVAAIGREEREELWAAMPDIHIAALHLLQTLFQRLEQNTVALAPEVLDHLVRVFKSGINLPSVRMTGYAVLKEILILSGPTLSKSSVESLDPLLGACCRDLQQDAGHLKESEKPAASTTDPKKNSIAANADLFLQPQASAVVAATPLEPEHKAAASALLATIPSCLPQRYLKPSVRGLVDQTAIVTSSRDAMLASVLNPYKDQRGRVYPSILPHLTQQFPDDQGLEILRTNLRAGAQSLAEGEPPLEELPVAGEEEEDEEVQDEEMKDDNAEEESATKKTGDLFKPATLPTPQLEKNLPIQSNPFAPSEKVKSTAADTDRNARAGSPPKRKHEGSDPAPPKRQVLEKSSSPDRVLAAPVPTAPTAEDDNDDDDDESVHLNMELDDDDEEDDDE from the exons ATGGCAGCCTCATTACCCCCTGACCTGCGGGTCCTATGTCGAAAACTCACATCAATCCCCCCGACCCAGCTCCCTCACGCGCTGCCATCTCTCATCAACCATGTTCTTCACTGCAAGGAGCCATTGTCTGCGCCTCAGGAGCGAAAGGTCAAGGACAGTTCCGCTGAGGGCGCTCAGCTTGTCCATaagctcaaggccagcaTCACCACTCACTTGAACGGGCGAAGTCGTGAGGCCAGGTTCACGGCAATTGGtctcatcaaggccgtcgTGGACGTTGGTGGATGGGAAGTTCTACAAGGATGCAAGCCATGGGTTGGCGGTCTACTGTCTATTGTCGAG AAAAGCGATCCTGTCGCCTCCAAAGAGTTGGCCGTGGTCACTCTCACCAGGATTTACATGCTCGTCCAGCCATACCAGACTCTTGTGAGAGAGATCGCCACTCCCACTATCCCAGCATTCATAACCACCtgcctcaagctcatcaaggccagcTCCGGCGAGAGTCTGCAAACTCCTCTGTCTGTGGTTGAGACCATCTGCGACGCCTTCTCTACATTGATACCGCTTTATCCCACCACGTTCCGTccctccagctccaaaaTAAAAGCTGCTATCCGGCCATTCCTCGTTCCCACGCTTTCAGACGACATTGTTGTTCCCCAGAGCTTGCAGAGGGCTTCACGAAGACTTGTCATTTCGCTTCACCACGTTGCCGCTAAGTCAGGGGGCAGCGATGAGTGGGCCAAGCTGGTcgatcttctcctcaaggACCTTCATTCTACAGCCGACCAGGTCTTGAGGGCCGTTGAGGAGTCATGGGAAGGTTCAAATGGCTACAGTCGATCGCGAGTCGAACTTGACGGGGAACCCCATGGTGGTGGCGCGTCCGCCGAGGAGCTCCCATCCTGGACGGGTATCAACGCTGGCGCTGATCGCTTGATCGGCCTGTTTCATTATCTCTCAGACTGCCTCCGGTATCCCACCAAGGCACCTGTCACGATACCTACCAGTGCCCTGGTCGATGCTGCGTCTCGAGTACTCCTGATAGCTAGACTCTCGCCCAAATCCCAGTCCTGGGACCAGGCTCTCCCGACCGTTGCTGCCATCGGccgagaggagagagaggagctCTGGGCTGCCATGCCAGATATTCACATTGCTGCTCTTCACCTGCTGCAAACTCTGTTCCAACGCCTGGAGCAGAACACGGTGGCTCTGGCCCCTGAGGTCCTTGACCACCTTGTCCGAGTATTCAAGTCGGGAATCAACCTCCCCAGCGTGCGAATGACTGGCTACGCTGTTTTGAAAGAAATTCTCATCCTTTCTGGCCCGACACTATCAAAATCGTCCGTCGAAAGCCTGGATCCTCTGCTCGGTGCATGCTGCAGGGATCTACAGCAAGACGCTGGACATCTCAAGGAGTCCGAGaagccagcagcctccaCGACAgaccccaagaagaacagcatcgccgccaatgccgatctcttcctccagcCCCAAGCTTCCGCTGTCGTTGCAGCAACCCCTCTTGAGCCAGAGCACAAGGCCGCTGCCTCTGCTCTCCTGGCCACTATTCCATCATGCCTGCCACAGCGCTATCTCAAGCCCTCCGTGCGCGGCCTCGTTGACCAGACGGCCATCGTCACCAGCAGCCGTGATGCCATGCTCGCGAGCGTCCTCAACCCGTACAAGGACCAGCGAGGCCGAGTGTACCCCAGCATCCTTCCTCACCTGACACAGCAGTTTCCTGACGACCAAGGGCTCGAGATTCTGCGCACCAACCTTCGTGCTGGTGCCCAGAGCCTGGCTGAGGGTGAACCACCGCTAGAGGAGCTCCCTGTAgcaggggaggaagaggaagatgaggaggtgcaagatgaggagatgaaggacgacaatgccgaggaagagtcAGCTACTAAGAAGACGGGTGATCTCTTCAAGCCAGCGACTTTACCCACCCCGCAGCTCGAGAAGAACCTGCCCATCCAGAGCAACCCCTTTGCGCCCAGCGAAAAGGTCAAATCCACCGCAGCCGACACAGATAGGAACGCCCGGGCCGGCTCTCCACCCAAACGGAAGCACGAAGGCTCGGATCCCGCGCCGCCAAAGAGACAGGTCCTGGAAAAGTCGTCATCTCCTGATCGGGTGCTCGCGGCGCCTGTCCCGACTGCTCCAACCGCAGaggacgacaacgacgacgatgatgacgagagcGTCCACTTGAACATGGAgttggatgatgacgatgaggaagatgacgacgaatAG